The Petrotoga mobilis SJ95 genomic sequence AGTATTATACAATGAAAGAGAGGGAATTTGGTTAATTAAACGTCAATTTTTGTTTTTATAGTGTAAACATTTTTCATAACTCAACTTTTTATTTGTATAATATTTTTTTGGAAATTCTAATTTATTTGTGATACAATATTTCGACTCGAAATAGTATTTAGAGGTGAAAGTATTGATTGGACAGTTCCTTTTGAAAGATATTCCAATGATTTATGGCAGTCAAAATGATATTTATTCTTTTATCGAAGAACAAATAGGAAAAGAGAAGCTTTGGATAGTTACTTTAAATGCGTTGATGTATATGGAATATTTAAAAGGTAACGATTATTCTAAAGCCATTAGTAAAGCATCTTTTTCTATTCCCGATGGAGTGGGGATTGTCAAATTACTCAAAAAGAAAGGAATTGAGACGGAAAGGTGTCCCGGTATAGATACAATGAAGTATTTGTTAGAATTGTCTCAAATAAGTAATTATAGAATATTTTTACTGGGATCACAAGAGGATGTGGTTAAACAAGCATCTCAAGTAATTGAGAAAGAATTCAAGGTAAATATAGTTGGTTATCACCATGGATATTTTGATGCAAATGCTGAAGGAGAGGTAGTTCGAAAAATTAACGATAGTAAAGCGGATCTTCTTTTTGTAGGGATGGGAATTCCAAAACAGGAATCCTTTATTTTTCGAAACTATGAAACGTTACAAGCTAAGCTTATGATGGGGGTTGGTGGTAGCTTTGACGTATTTGCTGGAATAACAAAAAGGGCTCCTCTTTTCTTTCAAAAACTTGGATTAGAATGGTTGTATAGAATGTTTGAAGAGCCCCACCGATTCAAAAAATTACCCGATTTATTTAAATTTTATATGAATTTGTATAGAAATAAAGATTAATTATATAAATTCAACATTTAGACGTGAAATCTCTGAGGAAATATTCAGATAACAAGTGTAAGATGCCTCTGAGAAATTATCAGAAATATAAGTTCCATCTTCTCTTTGGTACATTCGTTCAAAATTTTTGAAGTTCAAATCTCCAACATGGTTCAATACTAAAGCGACATCCCCAGGCAATTTTATGTTTATCGCTGAAACTTCAGAGTCTACATCAACTGTGGTGTTATCCTTCTGAGAAGGTATCAAGGTGATTTTAGATGCGGTAGATTTGATTCTTACTTCTCTTGTTTTAATTTGTCTTAAATCAAAAAAAGCTACACTAACGTTCAGCTTCGCACGATAATTATAATTAATATTCTCATTTAAATATACAGTTATCTTTGCCCGTTCAGGTACTTTTACGTTGGATACTTTCAACTTGTTCAAAATATGGACTTTAGAAGAGTCATATTCTTGTTTAAAAGAATATATATCATTATCAATTACAGCTTTTACTTTTACAGGTGTCTCTATCTTAGAAGAGTCAATAGTTACAGAGCTCCAGTCTACATCTGTTGATAAATCAAGTGTGTCACCTATAAATTTAGGAGGAAGATTTTCAGATATGATCGATTTGTTAATCTTTAAGTGGGGCTTTCTAATATGGAACAGCCCTTTAAATCCAGCAGCAATAATATAAGATGCGATCATCAATAAAACCAGTTCCCAAAAATTTAATGAAGTGGGGAACAAATCAAATGTGTCTAGCAACAGTATTATTCCAAATATTAGACTTCCTAAAGTTCCTAAATTTCTCTTTTTGAAAAAATTTAATCCGTATCCAAGAAAAATCAATGTAAAAAAGAATTCTAACAAGTTAAAACTAACTAAGAATTCGTTGAGAATAACTGATAAAACAATTAAAATACCTAATGCGACTAATATTATTCTTCCTAGCATTATTACTCCCCCCTGTCCTTTAAAAATTTATCTGCAAGTTCTTCAGAGTAACCCAACTCTTTTAAAAGTTCTATTGCAAATGAACGTGATATTTTTCTCTCTTTTAATAAGGACAAAATCTTTTTTTCTTCAATAGTTAAGAATTCATCGTCTTGCGAAACATCTTCACCTTTTTCTTCTTCCTGCCAATCTATGCTTTTCCCCTGAATTTCTACTCCTCTAATACTAATATCTCCTGTCAGCACATTAATTTTTAAAACTCTTTTCTTTGGCATAGTAGAAGAATCATTATTTTGAACTAAATCGACGTTTGATCTTATAGATGATGAAAATCTGTGTATTGGAGCTTCTAAATAAATTTTCTCTTTTCCTTGAACTATTAGATCTATGTCACCGGAAGCAGTGTTTACGGTACAGTAAAAATCTTTATCTAGGGAATCTACGGAGATATCACCGCTCGCTGATTTAAAATTTGCTACTTTCACGATTGAATTTTTTATTGAGACATCACCGGAAGCCATACTTAACTTAAGATTTTCAATTTTAGAGTTTTGAATTAGAACATCGCCACTAGCCATGCTAAAATCACCATATGATATGTTTAGGTTGTGAATTTCAAAATCTCCCGAAGCTCCTTTTAAAATTAATTCATCCATCTCACTGTTACTTAAGTCGATACTTACATCCCCAGACCCGGTATCCACCCTTAAAGATTTCAAAGTTTTAGTTTGATTAGATCCTCTAATATCCACATCTCCTGATCGAGTTTTGATCGTTAAATTGTATAAGTTGGTAGAATCCAAGTCTGTTTCTATATCAGCTGAAGATAAGTCTAACGATATATTGTTAACTTGATCTCCTATGTACAAATTAATAGGTACTTCATGG encodes the following:
- a CDS encoding WecB/TagA/CpsF family glycosyltransferase; the encoded protein is MKVLIGQFLLKDIPMIYGSQNDIYSFIEEQIGKEKLWIVTLNALMYMEYLKGNDYSKAISKASFSIPDGVGIVKLLKKKGIETERCPGIDTMKYLLELSQISNYRIFLLGSQEDVVKQASQVIEKEFKVNIVGYHHGYFDANAEGEVVRKINDSKADLLFVGMGIPKQESFIFRNYETLQAKLMMGVGGSFDVFAGITKRAPLFFQKLGLEWLYRMFEEPHRFKKLPDLFKFYMNLYRNKD
- a CDS encoding DUF4097 family beta strand repeat-containing protein translates to MQKIDLNVVKVIKIKARNFHGRIKICHGETTYLEYADQDINVETSWGSDRTSVSIDIDYEKGDFLSKFFSFSRMFHEVPINLYIGDQVNNISLDLSSADIETDLDSTNLYNLTIKTRSGDVDIRGSNQTKTLKSLRVDTGSGDVSIDLSNSEMDELILKGASGDFEIHNLNISYGDFSMASGDVLIQNSKIENLKLSMASGDVSIKNSIVKVANFKSASGDISVDSLDKDFYCTVNTASGDIDLIVQGKEKIYLEAPIHRFSSSIRSNVDLVQNNDSSTMPKKRVLKINVLTGDISIRGVEIQGKSIDWQEEEKGEDVSQDDEFLTIEEKKILSLLKERKISRSFAIELLKELGYSEELADKFLKDRGE